One window of the Primulina eburnea isolate SZY01 chromosome 18, ASM2296580v1, whole genome shotgun sequence genome contains the following:
- the LOC140819799 gene encoding tetraspanin-8-like, protein MAKISNGVITGLNVVTLLLALSAIGFSLYFHVSSESACQRVLKMPLLLLGIALLVVSLSGLLGSCCSISAFMWFYLLVVFLLIVGLIVFTIFAIVVTNKGVGRALSNRGVGDHRLGDYSRWLQKYVVNAENWDEIKSCLVGVRLCQSIEAGKEEEFYRQRLTPIQSGCCKPPNYCGFQFQNATFWTVPKAGPAQPDPDCKTWSNVQTQLCFDCESCKGNILEDIKREWRLLAIINACILVFVTTVYSVGCCALRNNKSNGHSKQRPKP, encoded by the exons ATGGCGAAAATCAGCAACGGCGTCATCACGGGACTCAACGTGGTGACCCTTCTGCTGGCATTGTCAGCCATCGGGTTCTCCCTCTATTTCCACGTGAGTTCGGAGTCGGCGTGCCAAAGGGTCCTCAAAATGCCTCTCCTCCTGCTCGGGATCGCCTTGCTTGTGGTCTCCTTGTCGGGTCTGTTGGGATCGTGCTGCAGCATCTCTGCTTTCATGTGGTTCTAtttgttggtggtgttcttgctCATCGTCGGCCTCATAGTCTTCACGATATTCGCGATCGTCGTGACGAACAAAGGCGTCGGGAGAGCGCTTTCGAACAGAGGTGTGGGGGATCACAGGCTGGGAGACTATTCCAGGTGGTTGCAGAAGTATGTGGTTAATGCAGAAAACTGGGATGAGATCAAGAGTTGTTTGGTTGGTGTGAGGCTCTGCCAAAGCATCGAGGCTGGTAAGGAAGAGGAGTTTTACAGACAGCGTTTGACTCCTATTCAG TCCGGTTGCTGCAAGCCACCGAACTACTGTGGCTTCCAGTTCCAGAATGCCACATTCTGGACCGTGCCGAAAGCCGGTCCAGCGCAACCAGACCCAGACTGCAAGACATGGAGCAATGTCCAGACCCAGCTCTGCTTCGACTGCGAGTCCTGCAAGGGAAACATTCTCGAAGACATCAAGAGGGAATGGAGGTTGTTGGCCATCATCAACGCCTGTATACTCGTTTTCGTCACCACCGTGTACTCCGTGGGTTGCTGTGCTCTTAGAAACAACAAATCCAATGGACACTCGAAGCAAAGGCCGAAACCTTGA
- the LOC140819361 gene encoding enolase 1, chloroplastic — protein sequence MALTPIQLSNPVFSTKPTSNAPLFSLPTTQKVKSRPFTIRSSVVATPSAAVASKASAKVKNVKARQIVDSRGNPTIEVDLITEDNSLYRSAVPSGASTGIYEALELRDGDKSVYGGKGVLNAVKNVNEYLGPKLFGVDVRNQAEVDSVMLEIDGTPNKSKLGANAILGVSLSVCRAGAGAKGVPLYKHIQEISNTKELVMPVPAFNVINGGSHAGNNLAMQEFMILPVGATTFSEALRMGSEVYHILKGIIKAKYGQDACNVGDEGGFAPNVQDNREGLVLLMDAIEKAGYTSKIKIGMDVAASEFLTKDGRYDLNFKKQPNDGAHVLKAESLRDLYKEFVRDFPIVSIEDPFDQDDWSSWSSLQSSVDIQIVGDDLLVTNPKKIAEAIQKKACNALLLKVNQIGTVTESIQAALDSKAAGWGVMVSHRSGETEDNFIADLSVGLASGQIKTGAPCRSERLAKYNQLLRIEEELGNVRYAGEAFRSP from the exons ATGGCTTTGACTCCGATTCAGCTATCAAATCCCGTTTTTTCAACCAAACCCACTTCGAATGCACCTTTGTTTTCGCTGCCTACGACCCAGAAGGTCAAATCTCGTCCCTTCACTATCCGCAGCTCCGTAGTCGCAACGCCGTCGGCGGCCGTTGCGTCGAAGGCTTCGGCGAAGGTTAAGAATGTCAAGGCCCGGCAGATCGTGGACAGCAGGGGCAATCCGACGATCGAGGTTGATCTGATCACGGAGGATAATTCGTTATACCGATCGGCTGTTCCCAGTGGAGCTTCTACTGGGATCTACGAGGCCCTCGAGCTCAGAGATGGCGACAAGTCTGTTTATGGTGGTAAAGGGGTCCTCAATGCAGTCAAAAATGTCAATGAATATTTGGGTCCTAAGCTTTTTGGTGTCGATGTCAG GAATCAGGCTGAAGTGGACTCGGTTATGCTGGAAATTGATGGGACTCCGAATAAATCGAAACTAGGGGCTAATGCTATTTTAGGAGTTTCGCTTAGCGTTTGTAGAGCTGGTGCTGGAGCAAAGGGTGTTCCCCTTTACAAGCACATACAGGAAATATCAAACACCAAAGAACTTGTAATGCCTGTCCCAGCTTTCAATGTGATAAATGGAGGCAGCCATGCTGGAAACAATCTGGCAATGCAAGAGTTTATGATATTGCCTGTAGGAGCAACCACATTTTCTGAGGCTCTCCGGATGGGTAGTGAAG TTTATCACATTCTTAAGGGAATTATCAAAGCTAAATATGGACAAGATGCATGCAACGTCGGAGATGAAGGTGGATTTGCTCCCAATGTGCAGGATAACAGGGAAGGGCTGGTACTACTCATGGATGCTATCGAAAAAGCCGGTTACACCAGCAAG ATTAAAATAGGGATGGACGTTGCTGCTTCGGAGTTTTTGACTAAGGATGGCAGATACGATCTCAATTTCAAGAAACAGCCAAATGATGGTGCCCACGTGCTGAAAGCCGAGAGCCTTCGCGATCTTTACAAAGAGTTCGTCCGAGATTTTCCTATTGTTTCGATTGAGGATCCATTTGACCAAGACGACTGGAGTTCATGGTCATCACTGCAATCTTCAGTTGATATTCAGATTGTAGGTGATGATTTGTTGGTCACCAATCCAAAAAAAATTGCCGAAGCGATTCAAAAGAAGGCCTGCAACGCTTTGCTGCTGAAG GTGAACCAAATTGGCACAGTCACTGAATCTATTCAGGCAGCACTTGACTCAAAAGCTGCTGGCTGGGGAGTAATGGTCAGTCACCGAAGTGGCGAGACCGAAGACAACTTTATTGCAGATTTGTCTGTGGGCTTGGCCAGTGGACAG ATCAAGACGGGAGCACCGTGCCGAAGTGAACGGTTGGCCAAATACAATCAG CTGCTTCGTATTGAAGAAGAACTCGGAAATGTTCGATATGCTGGTGAAGCTTTCCGATCCCCTTAG
- the LOC140819362 gene encoding plant cysteine oxidase 3-like — protein MCFHRRFLTMTMKKKIPSVQALYDLCKQTFSPFSPSPPSSQAIRSISSLMDSLSPADVGLAEAGKEDDRGHGPFGVQLFNRVDRWAQPITYVDVHEGENFTMCIFCFPTSSVIPLHDHPGMTVLSKVLYGSLHVKSYDWVEPAQIQKSAGTERSKVRLAKLVVDEVLTAPCSTSVLYPRRGGNLHCFTAVTPCAVLDILAPPYDETCGRGCTYYRDYPRSSFYVKEDESVGGKEDEYAWLAEVSTPDELYMRPQKYTGAAIKI, from the exons ATGTGTTTTCATAGGAGGTTCTTGACGATGACGATGAAGAAGAAGATTCCTTCTGTTCAAGCTCTCTACGACCTTTGCAAGCAGACTTTCTCGCCTTTCTCCCCGTCTCCGCCTTCTTCTCAGGCCATCAGAAGCATCTCCTCTTTAATGG ATTCACTTAGTCCTGCTGATGTTGGACTTGCCGAGGCTGGCAAAGAGGATGATAGAGGTCATGGTCCTTTTGGAGTTCAGTTGTTCAATCGAGTAGATCGATGGGCTCAACCAATAACTTATGTGGATGTGCATGAGGGAGAAAATTTCACG ATGTGCATATTTTGCTTTCCAACTTCCTCTGTTATTCCACTTCATGACCATCCTGGCATGACCGTTTTGAGCAAAGTCCTTTATGGCTCATTGCATGTGAAATCTTATGATTGGGTGGAGCCAGCCCAAATACAAAAAAGTGCTGGCACTGAACGTTCTAAAG TTAGATTAGCTAAACTGGTTGTTGATGAAGTTCTGACCGCACCATGTAGTACATCGGTTCTGTATCCGAGGAGAGGAGGGAATCTTCATTGTTTTACGGCAGTCACTCCTTGCGCGGTACTTGACATCCTTGCACCTCCATACGATGAAACTTGTGGAAGGGGCTGTACTTATTATCGCGATTATCCTCGTTCCAGCTTTT ATGTGAAGGAAGATGAGAGCGTTGGCGGAAAAGAAGACGAGTATGCTTGGCTTGCTGAGGTCTCTACGCCAGATGAACTGTATATGCGCCCCCAAAAATATACTGGTGCAGCCATCAAGATTTGA
- the LOC140819555 gene encoding protein MIS12 homolog, with amino-acid sequence MEGSQSEAIFESLNLSPQLFINEVLNVVDYLLDEAFDYFNQEASTLLKTEGTDRSEELTKGVAYIQNLIRSSLDQRMQKWEEYSLRFCFSVPEEFSLPKANESSGDDLADLDALTDTELDAQLKSLRDKLALVGKESAELSRELRLLERQSLSSSRSVGLIDEALELYQKHDTTKMFQELINMVSEFRPRLGNLKRRRGEEFRSGDVLRKNHQNGLINAPVEELREFLDGIAP; translated from the exons ATGGAAGGAAGCCAAAGCGAGGCGATATTTGAATCCTTGAATCTCAGCCCGCAGCTCTTCATCAACGAGGTCCTTAATGTTGTCGACTATCTCCTCGACGAGGCTTTTGATTACTTCAACCA GGAGGCTTCTACGCTGCTGAAAACTGAGGGCACGGATCGATCTGAGGAACTAACAAAG GGGGTGGCGTACATTCAAAATTTAATCCGATCGAGCCTCGACCAGCGGATGCAGAAATGGGAAGAGTACAGCCTTCGCTTTTGTTTTAGTGTGCCAGAAGAATTTTCACTGCCAAAAGCC AATGAATCCTCTGGAGATGATTTAGCAGACCTTGATGCTCTTACTGACACAGAGCTGGATGCACAGTTGAAATCTTTGCGTGACAAACTTGCTCTG GTTGGAAAAGAATCTGCTGAACTTAGTAGAGAACTTCGTTTACTGGAGAGGCAGTCTTTGTCAAGCAGTCGCTCTGTTGGGTTGATTGATGAAGCATTAGAGTTGTACCAGAAACATGATACCACCAAAATGTTCCAAG AGCTGATAAACATGGTGTCAGAATTCCGCCCACGCCTGGGGAACCTGAAAAGGAGAAGAGGAGAAGAATTTCGATCCGGTGATGTGTTGCGCAAAAATCATCAAAATG GACTGATCAATGCTCCAGTTGAAGAACTTCGGGAGTTTCTGGATGGGATAGCACCATAA
- the LOC140820292 gene encoding inorganic pyrophosphatase TTM1-like, giving the protein MMHYRILWYPLPQVYPMYKAYIEPDLRIAHIKITIKFNPFSGFQNLMYILKSKRAVTVDQIEDVFSGDYKEITEETYDIYLLPPGEDLEACQSYLRIRNRDGKYNLMFEEWATDSPFIVSPRITFEVSIRLLGGLLTLVYTIASILKRSSHVFSND; this is encoded by the exons ATGATGCACTACAGGATCTTATGGTATCCTTTGCCGCAGGTATATCCCATGTACAAGGCTTATATTGAGCCAGATCTACGAATAGCTCATATAAAAATCACTATTAAATTTAATCCATTCTCTGGATTTCAGAATCTGATGTATATTTTAAAG TCAAAAAGGGCAGTTACAGTGGATCAAATTGAGGATGTCTTTTCTGGAGATTATAAAGAAATTACTGAGGAAACTTATGATATTTATCTTCTTCCACCTGGTGAAGATCTTGAGGCATGCCAATCTTATTTGAGAATTAGGAACAGGGATGGCAAATACAATCTCATGTTTGAG GAATGGGCCACGGACAGTCCCTTCATTGTATCACCACGAATTACTTTTGAAGTCAGCATACGCCTTCTTGGTGGGCTGCTGACACTGGTGTATACAATAGCTTCCATCCTTAAAAGAAGCAGCCATGTTTTCTCCAATGATTAA